The proteins below come from a single Holdemania massiliensis genomic window:
- a CDS encoding TetR/AcrR family transcriptional regulator — translation MNQEKTSEKRLRILKSAANLIAQKGYYGVGLKEILDTCGIPKGSFYYFFPDGKNQLGVEVLNYAYERMEKGILTSIFPVSDNAVEVFVKMAHHIADMLTNNKGYATSLVITFIGIEASDISAEMEAAAKQVYIRWIRLYQDKLTACGYSEEKAANLAPQICALIHGMTLSCWIRKDTSELSALEPAIRALLEK, via the coding sequence ATGAATCAGGAAAAAACCAGTGAAAAAAGGCTTCGAATTTTGAAATCAGCGGCTAACTTAATTGCACAGAAGGGATATTATGGAGTAGGGTTAAAAGAAATCCTGGATACGTGCGGGATCCCGAAAGGTTCCTTTTATTATTTCTTTCCTGATGGTAAGAATCAGCTTGGGGTTGAGGTGCTGAATTACGCCTATGAACGGATGGAAAAGGGAATCTTGACTTCCATCTTTCCTGTTTCAGATAATGCGGTGGAAGTGTTTGTGAAGATGGCTCATCATATTGCGGATATGCTGACCAATAATAAGGGATATGCTACTTCGCTGGTCATTACGTTTATTGGAATCGAAGCATCGGATATCAGTGCTGAAATGGAAGCCGCCGCCAAGCAGGTCTATATTCGCTGGATTCGCCTGTATCAGGATAAACTGACAGCCTGTGGCTACAGTGAAGAAAAAGCTGCCAATTTAGCTCCGCAGATCTGTGCTCTGATTCATGGCATGACCCTATCCTGTTGGATTCGCAAAGATACCTCGGAATTATCAGCACTGGAACCCGCTATTCGAGCGCTGCTTGAAAAATAA
- a CDS encoding DUF5131 family protein, protein MAFWNPWRGCHRKSEGCRYCYIHKGDARRGVDTDMIMRSERFDAPLEKKANGDWKMKSGQIVYVCFSSDFFVEDADPWRPEAWQIIRQRPDLHFLFLTKRIERFTIGLPEDWGNGYPNVTIGCTVENQQRADERLTLFSTLPIVHKNIICQPMLEAIQLEDWLKSGEIELVVAGGESDRCARPLDYAWILDLHDQCQRQNTHFEFRQCGTHFIKDGKCYTLPYKELCRQARKADINL, encoded by the coding sequence ATGGCATTTTGGAATCCCTGGCGTGGCTGTCATCGGAAAAGTGAAGGCTGCCGCTATTGTTACATCCATAAAGGCGATGCCCGGCGCGGTGTCGATACGGATATGATCATGCGCAGTGAGCGTTTTGATGCCCCTTTGGAAAAAAAGGCCAACGGTGACTGGAAGATGAAAAGCGGCCAGATCGTTTATGTCTGCTTTTCTTCAGATTTCTTTGTTGAAGATGCCGATCCCTGGCGTCCTGAAGCCTGGCAGATCATCCGTCAGCGGCCTGATCTTCACTTTCTGTTTCTGACCAAGCGCATTGAACGCTTCACTATCGGACTTCCCGAGGATTGGGGGAATGGATATCCCAATGTCACCATTGGGTGTACGGTGGAAAATCAACAGCGGGCAGATGAAAGATTAACCCTATTTTCCACGCTGCCCATTGTCCACAAGAATATTATCTGTCAGCCCATGCTGGAAGCGATTCAGCTGGAAGACTGGCTGAAAAGCGGGGAGATTGAGTTAGTCGTAGCCGGCGGCGAATCTGACCGCTGCGCCCGACCCTTGGATTATGCCTGGATTCTTGATCTGCACGATCAATGCCAGCGTCAGAACACACACTTTGAATTTCGGCAGTGCGGTACCCACTTCATCAAAGACGGAAAGTGTTATACCCTGCCCTACAAGGAACTCTGCCGGCAAGCCCGCAAAGCAGACATCAATCTTTGA
- a CDS encoding AraC family transcriptional regulator, protein MEWIERLNASLNYIEEHLTEAIEIDDLAQIACCSSYHYQRMFTYIAGIPLSEYMRRRRMSIAAVELQQSEIKIIDLALKYGYNSPTAFNRAFQSVHGIAPSAVRKAGSVVKTFPPISFRITVKGVEEMNYRIEKKEAFRIVGLSAPMKNNTEENFSVVPQLWGKAAQEGFIPKLASMMNTSIMGILGVSACFDNEQWKYFISVATSLPAEAPLEEYTVPAYTWAIFSGEGACPQAIQELERRIVTEWLPTSGYEYDNGPDIEVYLEPDPSKARFEVWIPVVRAKSSDAQ, encoded by the coding sequence ATGGAATGGATTGAACGGCTCAATGCTTCGCTGAATTACATCGAGGAACATCTCACCGAAGCGATCGAGATCGATGACCTTGCTCAAATTGCCTGTTGTTCCAGTTATCACTATCAGCGCATGTTCACTTATATCGCAGGAATCCCGCTATCGGAATATATGCGCCGGCGGCGGATGTCAATTGCCGCCGTTGAGCTGCAGCAAAGTGAAATCAAAATTATTGATTTGGCGCTGAAATATGGATACAACTCACCGACAGCGTTTAACCGTGCCTTTCAAAGCGTGCATGGGATCGCCCCTTCGGCAGTCCGCAAAGCGGGCAGCGTTGTCAAAACTTTTCCTCCAATCAGTTTTCGGATCACTGTTAAAGGAGTGGAAGAAATGAATTATCGGATTGAAAAGAAAGAAGCATTTCGAATCGTGGGCTTATCCGCCCCAATGAAAAACAACACGGAGGAAAACTTTTCTGTCGTTCCTCAGCTGTGGGGCAAAGCGGCTCAGGAAGGATTCATCCCCAAGTTGGCATCGATGATGAACACCTCGATCATGGGAATTTTAGGTGTCAGCGCCTGTTTTGACAATGAGCAATGGAAATACTTCATCTCTGTGGCAACCAGCCTTCCTGCGGAAGCTCCGTTGGAAGAATACACTGTTCCGGCTTATACCTGGGCAATTTTTTCCGGCGAAGGCGCTTGTCCGCAGGCTATTCAGGAGTTGGAGCGCCGGATCGTTACCGAATGGCTGCCGACTTCCGGGTATGAATATGACAATGGTCCGGATATCGAGGTTTATCTGGAACCTGACCCATCCAAAGCACGTTTCGAAGTCTGGATTCCAGTGGTACGGGCAAAATCAAGTGATGCGCAATGA
- a CDS encoding sensor histidine kinase gives MLRSYLRHRQFLFLWTAVVLIIFLFLQYLYWYPLASIGYTALIVVTVLAIITAFDYRNYRSRLNQLDALEEAWISLEREMPDTQDPLEQRYQQLILKQRKILTSEKQKQLTAQQQREELVTMWMHQIKLPLASLSLIIESLEPDDILSASHLNEMKLALMRTEQYAQTALKAIQIENLKEDLILEPCDLGELCAEVIRKQALPFILKKLQLDFIPFHQTVITDRKWLGFMVEQLLSNALKYTDSGTISVTFQSDPAPHLIIADTGKGISAADQQRLFEHGYTGYNGHQDFKASGIGLTLCKKTADSLNIKLVLESEKDKGTQVHLIFPQSDLFFYR, from the coding sequence ATGCTTAGAAGTTATCTGCGGCATCGTCAATTTTTGTTTCTGTGGACAGCTGTTGTCCTGATCATTTTTCTTTTCCTGCAGTATCTCTATTGGTATCCGCTGGCATCGATTGGCTATACCGCGCTGATCGTCGTTACTGTATTGGCAATCATTACGGCGTTTGACTACCGCAATTATCGCAGTCGTCTGAATCAGCTCGATGCCTTGGAAGAAGCCTGGATCAGTTTGGAACGGGAGATGCCGGATACGCAGGATCCCCTGGAACAGCGTTATCAGCAGCTGATCCTCAAACAGCGCAAAATTTTAACTTCCGAAAAACAAAAACAACTGACTGCTCAGCAGCAGCGGGAAGAACTGGTTACGATGTGGATGCATCAGATTAAGCTGCCCCTGGCTTCGCTCAGCTTGATCATTGAAAGTCTGGAACCTGATGATATCCTTTCCGCCAGTCATCTTAATGAGATGAAGCTGGCTTTAATGCGCACTGAACAATATGCGCAAACAGCACTCAAAGCTATCCAAATTGAGAATTTAAAAGAAGATTTAATCCTGGAACCTTGTGATCTGGGGGAACTCTGCGCGGAAGTGATCCGCAAACAGGCGCTTCCATTTATCCTGAAAAAGCTGCAGCTGGATTTCATTCCGTTTCACCAGACCGTGATCACCGACCGGAAATGGCTTGGCTTCATGGTGGAACAGCTGTTGTCCAACGCTTTAAAATATACCGATTCCGGAACGATCAGCGTAACATTTCAGTCAGATCCCGCACCGCACCTGATCATCGCCGACACCGGCAAGGGCATTTCCGCTGCCGATCAGCAGCGTTTGTTTGAGCATGGATATACCGGATATAATGGCCATCAGGATTTTAAAGCTAGCGGGATCGGCTTAACCCTCTGCAAAAAAACCGCGGATTCCTTAAACATCAAGCTGGTTCTGGAATCGGAAAAGGACAAAGGGACTCAGGTTCATCTGATTTTCCCTCAATCCGACCTGTTTTTCTATCGTTGA
- a CDS encoding ABC transporter ATP-binding protein: protein MELLRAENIQKVYNTRAGGKPCRALAGVSFSVEAGEFVAIMGASGSGKSTLLNILATLDMPTSGEVYLEGKSMKLVKGKNLAAFRREKLGFVFQDFNLLDTFTVRDNILLPLVLSRTPLAEMQRRLKPVVDRLGIEALLEHYPVEISGGEKQRTAVARAVITQPRLILADEPTGALDSRSSQQLLSIFDQLNKQGQTLLMVTHSSLAASHAQRVLFIRDGKLFAELCRGDQSQQVFYDRITASLSMATRQGEECL, encoded by the coding sequence ATGGAACTGCTTCGTGCAGAGAACATTCAAAAAGTGTATAACACCCGCGCCGGAGGAAAGCCTTGCCGCGCTTTGGCCGGGGTCAGCTTCTCCGTGGAAGCCGGTGAATTCGTTGCGATTATGGGAGCTTCCGGATCCGGTAAATCAACACTGCTGAATATCCTGGCAACACTGGATATGCCCACCAGCGGTGAGGTTTATCTGGAAGGAAAGTCCATGAAGTTGGTGAAGGGAAAAAATCTGGCCGCTTTCCGGCGGGAAAAGCTGGGCTTTGTATTCCAGGATTTTAATCTTCTGGACACCTTCACTGTCCGCGACAACATTCTTCTGCCGTTAGTGCTCTCCCGTACCCCGCTGGCAGAGATGCAGCGCCGGCTGAAACCCGTTGTCGATCGTTTAGGGATTGAAGCGTTATTGGAGCATTATCCGGTTGAAATTTCCGGCGGTGAAAAGCAGCGGACTGCCGTTGCCCGAGCGGTGATCACACAGCCGCGTCTGATCCTGGCGGATGAGCCTACCGGAGCCTTGGATTCCCGTTCTTCCCAACAGCTGCTAAGCATTTTTGATCAGCTCAACAAGCAAGGTCAGACACTGCTTATGGTCACGCACAGCTCCTTGGCTGCCAGTCATGCCCAACGGGTATTGTTTATCCGCGACGGCAAGCTGTTTGCCGAATTGTGCCGCGGCGATCAGTCGCAGCAGGTCTTTTATGACCGCATCACCGCCTCCTTATCCATGGCGACCCGGCAAGGAGAAGAATGCCTATGA
- a CDS encoding FMN-binding protein, translating to MKSSKKLMALLLAGLMMTTTACSTKNEPTQGNGSSKGEATITKTVQGFGGDVTVTVNFDKDGKLAGVDAVGDKETPTIGGQALNELPAKILEAGNADIDGVAGATVTSTAIKTAVQEAIDEYNGTSAEIPAAKMKAGTYNVTASGFSLLKEMEVAVTVSEDKIEKIEVLDNGDTYPFLEAAKEKLIPRILENQSVTVDSITGCTGSSTGIKQATEKAVAQALAEGGSEAAAIKNFYKTPAKSTEQETIDVDVLVVGMGGSGTAAAMSAAETQYAANGNDASKVSVLAIDKAGKYGGTSCITADTMGINAPEYDKTYHGGKDYVDAEAMKEDWNNFTKGDAKQDLLDLFFEESGPTVDWLISHGFDYGKGSPEGEGYQYGGPQRGFTDEDIWYVKFQYTGQGYGNWKKETGEMFDSMIADYEKVGGRYMLEVEAKELIYDQASNAVTGVKAEGYDGKQYTINAKKVIIGTGGFSNNAALQEKYLSNEYYPLKGSWLMYGMQQNDGTMIGSALDLGAGTYNIGMPPMVHLQGAPITLHEYPVEVVGDENDLGFWTQLPRRNSLNDFPNALASAAYALQVNMKGERFSNEAGTFQTWKSGPRYYTIWSDDFFREVEKNGLPVSFGDDLTCQGGIDAGKPLPVDELINLCVEKGIAYKGDTLEDLAKQLSIDPAVLQDNIDRYNAAVEAGSDEEFGKAADFLTMKINEEGPYYAFVGASYIYSTVGGLDVNTDMQVLGSDNATPINGLYAVGTDSLGVLFSEQREYVTYGGAAQGWAYTSGRLAGASAVNSLGE from the coding sequence ATGAAAAGCAGTAAAAAGCTGATGGCGCTTCTGCTTGCAGGACTGATGATGACAACTACAGCCTGCAGCACCAAGAACGAACCGACTCAGGGAAACGGTAGTTCAAAAGGCGAAGCGACGATCACAAAAACAGTTCAAGGTTTCGGCGGTGATGTAACCGTCACAGTAAACTTTGACAAAGACGGCAAGCTGGCAGGCGTAGACGCTGTCGGCGACAAAGAAACGCCGACGATCGGCGGGCAGGCATTGAACGAATTGCCAGCCAAGATTTTGGAGGCAGGAAATGCCGATATCGACGGTGTTGCAGGGGCAACAGTCACCTCAACCGCAATCAAAACCGCGGTTCAGGAAGCGATTGATGAGTACAATGGAACCTCAGCGGAAATCCCAGCCGCCAAAATGAAAGCTGGAACGTACAACGTCACAGCCAGTGGGTTCTCCTTACTTAAAGAAATGGAAGTTGCGGTGACTGTCAGCGAAGACAAAATTGAGAAAATTGAAGTTCTCGACAACGGCGATACCTATCCATTCTTAGAAGCCGCAAAAGAAAAGCTGATTCCGCGGATTCTGGAAAACCAGTCCGTCACTGTCGATTCGATTACAGGCTGCACCGGCTCCAGCACCGGCATCAAGCAGGCTACGGAAAAAGCCGTTGCCCAGGCTTTAGCAGAGGGTGGATCAGAAGCGGCAGCCATTAAAAACTTTTATAAAACACCAGCTAAATCCACAGAACAGGAAACCATTGATGTTGACGTCTTAGTTGTCGGTATGGGCGGTTCCGGTACAGCCGCAGCGATGAGCGCTGCGGAAACACAGTATGCCGCTAACGGCAATGATGCCTCCAAAGTCAGCGTTCTGGCGATTGACAAGGCCGGCAAATATGGCGGCACTTCCTGCATTACCGCCGATACAATGGGCATTAATGCTCCGGAATATGACAAGACTTACCATGGCGGCAAGGATTATGTCGACGCCGAGGCGATGAAGGAAGACTGGAACAATTTCACCAAAGGGGATGCGAAGCAGGATCTGTTGGATCTGTTCTTTGAGGAATCCGGCCCAACTGTCGACTGGCTGATCAGCCACGGCTTTGATTACGGCAAGGGTTCCCCGGAGGGAGAAGGCTACCAATACGGCGGTCCGCAGCGCGGTTTCACCGACGAGGATATCTGGTACGTCAAATTCCAGTATACCGGTCAGGGATACGGCAACTGGAAAAAGGAAACCGGCGAAATGTTTGACAGCATGATCGCAGACTATGAAAAAGTCGGCGGCCGCTACATGCTGGAAGTCGAAGCCAAAGAATTGATCTATGATCAAGCTTCCAATGCCGTAACGGGTGTGAAAGCAGAAGGCTATGACGGCAAGCAGTACACGATCAATGCCAAGAAAGTCATCATCGGCACCGGCGGGTTCTCCAACAATGCCGCCCTGCAGGAAAAATACCTGTCAAACGAATATTATCCGTTAAAAGGCAGCTGGCTGATGTACGGCATGCAGCAGAACGACGGAACAATGATCGGATCCGCCTTGGATCTGGGCGCCGGCACCTACAATATTGGAATGCCGCCGATGGTTCACTTACAGGGTGCACCGATTACATTGCACGAATATCCAGTTGAAGTGGTTGGCGATGAAAACGACCTGGGCTTCTGGACACAGCTGCCGCGCAGAAATTCTCTGAACGACTTCCCGAACGCTTTGGCTAGTGCGGCTTACGCGCTGCAGGTCAACATGAAGGGTGAACGGTTCTCCAACGAAGCTGGAACCTTCCAGACCTGGAAATCTGGCCCGCGTTATTACACGATCTGGTCAGACGACTTCTTCCGTGAAGTTGAGAAGAACGGTCTGCCTGTCAGCTTCGGCGACGATCTGACCTGCCAGGGCGGCATCGACGCAGGCAAACCGCTGCCGGTCGATGAACTGATCAATCTGTGTGTTGAAAAAGGCATTGCCTATAAGGGTGATACATTAGAAGATCTGGCCAAGCAGCTGAGCATCGATCCAGCCGTTTTACAGGACAATATCGACCGCTACAACGCCGCTGTTGAGGCTGGCAGCGACGAAGAATTCGGCAAAGCGGCTGACTTCTTAACAATGAAGATCAATGAAGAAGGCCCGTACTATGCTTTCGTAGGTGCTTCTTACATTTACTCCACAGTCGGCGGTCTGGATGTCAACACGGATATGCAGGTCTTAGGTTCTGACAATGCGACACCGATTAACGGTCTGTACGCGGTAGGTACCGATTCACTGGGTGTTCTGTTCTCTGAACAGCGTGAATACGTCACCTATGGCGGCGCAGCTCAGGGCTGGGCTTATACTTCCGGACGTCTGGCAGGCGCCAGTGCCGTGAACAGCTTAGGCGAATAA
- the mscL gene encoding large conductance mechanosensitive channel protein MscL: MLKEFKKFALKGNMIDLAVGVIIGGGFNTLVTSMVNDIIMPVISLFTGRLDFTNMFVALDGQHYTTLAEAQAHTSTIAYGSFITGLINFLLTAFVIFLVIRWMNKLRAKEEPTPQPKTTKVCPYCKTEIDLHATRCPHCTSKLEEAEA; encoded by the coding sequence ATGCTCAAAGAGTTTAAGAAATTCGCATTAAAAGGAAATATGATTGACTTGGCAGTCGGCGTTATTATCGGCGGCGGCTTCAATACGTTAGTGACTTCCATGGTTAATGATATCATCATGCCGGTGATCAGTTTGTTTACCGGACGGCTGGATTTTACCAATATGTTTGTCGCACTGGATGGTCAGCATTATACGACGCTGGCGGAAGCTCAGGCGCATACATCTACGATTGCCTACGGCAGTTTTATTACCGGTCTGATTAATTTCCTGTTAACGGCGTTTGTCATCTTTCTGGTCATTCGCTGGATGAATAAGCTGCGTGCTAAAGAAGAACCAACCCCGCAGCCGAAAACGACGAAGGTGTGTCCATACTGCAAAACGGAAATTGATCTGCACGCCACCCGCTGTCCGCATTGCACCTCGAAGCTGGAGGAAGCTGAAGCATAA
- a CDS encoding response regulator transcription factor, with amino-acid sequence MNKIWIIEDDPSLARLISENLTKWGYPCEAAVDFDQLDKEFLKVQPQLIIMDVSLPGKSGHAWCAEIRKLSKVPILFLSSHSENLDIIMALNQGGDDYLTKPFSMEILVARIQALLRRTYSYEPSGTLMEFQGAVFNLADASLSKEGRQCELTKNEFKILQLLLENKNKVVSREKIMLKLWNSDCFVDENTLTVNVNRLRRKMEQLGIEDCIETRKGLGYLLHA; translated from the coding sequence ATGAATAAAATATGGATCATTGAGGACGATCCCAGTCTTGCCCGTCTGATTTCGGAAAACTTAACGAAATGGGGATATCCATGTGAAGCCGCTGTGGATTTCGATCAATTAGACAAAGAATTCTTAAAGGTTCAGCCGCAGCTGATCATCATGGATGTTTCACTGCCGGGAAAAAGCGGTCATGCCTGGTGTGCTGAGATCCGCAAGCTTTCCAAAGTTCCGATTCTTTTTTTGTCTTCTCACAGTGAAAATCTCGATATTATCATGGCCTTGAACCAGGGTGGGGATGATTATCTGACAAAACCCTTTTCGATGGAAATTCTGGTTGCCCGGATTCAGGCCCTGCTGCGCAGGACCTATAGTTATGAACCTTCCGGAACCCTGATGGAATTTCAGGGCGCTGTCTTTAATCTTGCTGATGCTTCCTTAAGCAAAGAAGGACGCCAGTGTGAATTAACTAAAAATGAGTTTAAAATTCTGCAGCTGCTTTTGGAAAATAAAAATAAAGTCGTTTCCCGGGAGAAAATCATGCTTAAGCTGTGGAACAGCGACTGTTTCGTGGATGAAAATACCTTAACCGTAAACGTCAACCGTCTGCGCCGCAAGATGGAACAACTGGGAATCGAGGACTGCATCGAAACACGCAAGGGATTGGGGTATCTGCTTCATGCTTAG
- a CDS encoding ABC transporter permease has protein sequence MIRYAFRLAWSNLRRTQNVTLPFFLASTVTVFLHFLIMTMMFNPHVPEIRGGATLAFIFQLGVFVITTFAILFMISIHQMLLKKRKKELGLYTILGMEKKHISLILFWENAIQTTASLALGLILGFVGGQLMWMILLRMLNSPDGLPYTFSLTALICTTVVFLGLFIVTTAVSLFQIHRINPIELLHSEKQADKPVRFLAVKTGIGVIVLGIAYAIALLTNNMFTALMVFFFDCLLVIFATSILFESGITFFLRWLKKRRSFYYKPNNFVAVSMLSHRIRRNAASLTTICILSTMLLVTMGGSAALFFGEDNALSESNPDDLTYTLTGELTSSKQDELAAAAEQLAAENNVVLEDVQIYSYADAYSKLQDNVLSPFVDSDFLIGLRSAVIDYGYDVFLIQADTYRRISGQTAKLQEDEILILTGNKQLQLSNLTIQGKTYAVQDIQRDTPFSCRKYNNGGGTNTSNSSELLFLVFADEASLMSVQDYLQEGEWESNTRIGVNYAGTLEDRTAFYEAFNQKVRALDAPVRYATCLDYDRQEFKSMYGGLLFVGVFFSVLFLTATVLIIYFKQISEAMDDREQYFILQKVGMDEQEVSATINRQVVLVFFLPLITALLHTGFAMPLMQTLLVALKLTNPIFTYTCVSICAILFTIFYLIFYRMTSQIIKKEVAF, from the coding sequence ATGATCCGCTATGCATTCCGGCTGGCCTGGTCCAATCTCAGGCGCACGCAGAACGTCACACTGCCCTTTTTTCTGGCCAGTACCGTGACCGTATTTCTGCATTTTCTGATCATGACGATGATGTTTAACCCGCATGTCCCGGAAATCCGCGGCGGGGCCACGCTGGCTTTTATCTTCCAGCTAGGCGTCTTCGTCATCACTACGTTTGCGATTCTGTTTATGATCTCCATCCATCAGATGTTGTTGAAAAAACGAAAGAAGGAATTGGGATTATATACGATCCTGGGCATGGAAAAAAAGCATATTTCACTGATTCTGTTCTGGGAAAATGCGATCCAGACAACGGCCTCGCTGGCCTTGGGGTTGATTCTGGGCTTTGTCGGCGGTCAGCTGATGTGGATGATCCTGCTGCGGATGCTCAACAGTCCTGATGGGCTTCCGTATACCTTTTCCCTGACAGCGCTGATCTGCACAACCGTCGTCTTTCTCGGATTATTTATCGTCACAACTGCGGTTTCCTTGTTCCAGATTCATCGGATCAATCCGATTGAACTGCTTCACAGCGAAAAACAAGCCGACAAACCAGTGCGGTTTCTCGCTGTGAAAACGGGAATCGGCGTGATTGTGCTTGGGATCGCTTACGCCATTGCCCTCTTGACCAACAATATGTTTACCGCGTTGATGGTGTTTTTTTTCGATTGTCTGTTAGTCATCTTTGCAACTTCGATCTTGTTTGAATCCGGAATCACATTCTTTCTGCGCTGGCTGAAAAAACGCAGATCCTTCTATTACAAGCCCAACAATTTCGTCGCGGTTTCGATGTTGTCCCATCGGATTCGCCGTAATGCGGCCAGTCTGACGACGATTTGCATCCTCAGTACGATGCTGTTAGTCACGATGGGCGGGAGTGCGGCCTTATTCTTCGGCGAGGATAACGCCCTATCCGAATCCAATCCGGATGATCTGACCTATACGCTGACAGGAGAGCTGACTTCTTCCAAACAGGATGAGCTTGCCGCAGCCGCTGAACAACTGGCTGCGGAAAATAACGTGGTTCTCGAAGACGTCCAGATTTACAGCTACGCCGATGCTTATTCCAAGCTGCAGGATAATGTGTTAAGCCCCTTTGTTGACAGCGATTTTCTTATCGGCCTGCGCAGCGCGGTGATTGATTATGGCTATGATGTCTTTTTGATCCAGGCTGATACGTATCGGCGGATTAGCGGACAAACCGCCAAGCTGCAGGAAGATGAAATCTTGATTCTCACGGGAAATAAACAGCTTCAGCTTTCAAATTTAACGATTCAGGGAAAAACCTATGCGGTTCAAGATATCCAGCGCGATACTCCCTTTTCCTGCCGCAAGTACAACAACGGCGGGGGTACGAATACTTCGAATTCCAGTGAACTGTTATTTCTGGTCTTCGCGGACGAAGCGTCGCTGATGTCTGTTCAGGATTATCTGCAGGAAGGCGAGTGGGAAAGCAATACACGAATCGGCGTCAATTATGCTGGAACATTAGAAGATCGAACAGCCTTTTACGAAGCTTTCAATCAGAAAGTCCGCGCTCTGGATGCACCTGTCCGTTATGCAACCTGTCTGGATTATGACCGTCAGGAATTCAAAAGCATGTATGGCGGATTGTTGTTTGTCGGCGTTTTCTTCTCCGTCTTATTTCTGACCGCCACGGTTCTGATCATCTACTTCAAACAGATTTCAGAAGCAATGGATGATCGTGAACAATACTTCATCCTGCAGAAGGTCGGCATGGATGAACAGGAGGTTTCCGCAACCATCAACCGTCAGGTTGTCCTGGTCTTCTTCCTTCCTCTGATCACTGCCCTGCTTCATACCGGTTTTGCGATGCCGTTGATGCAGACTCTGCTGGTCGCGCTGAAACTGACCAATCCCATCTTCACCTATACCTGCGTCAGTATATGCGCCATCCTCTTTACAATCTTCTATCTCATCTTCTATCGCATGACTTCCCAGATCATTAAGAAAGAAGTTGCATTTTAA
- a CDS encoding Rpn family recombination-promoting nuclease/putative transposase, with amino-acid sequence MINMNSVNTKYKSSRVKRKKLLSLTEDWIFKHVFCNPFNLEILKFLLQAIHPQLVIKKIVLFPNEETVNFEDQKANRYDARGLINDHLMFNVEMQRSGSKALQGIRIAFYASRLFSSQPIRGVDFSKLKPIWVLMIADFPFFDDPDQYFEDYSFVGSRNAKSLTEYIQLSIIEIDRAERLAKKPTEQLTALERWVVVLKYAGDPSKRAWIRKIMELDEGC; translated from the coding sequence ATGATAAACATGAATTCGGTTAACACAAAATACAAATCGTCCCGCGTGAAAAGAAAAAAGTTATTATCTTTAACGGAAGACTGGATCTTCAAACATGTCTTCTGTAATCCTTTTAATCTGGAAATTCTTAAATTCCTGCTTCAAGCGATCCATCCCCAGCTCGTCATCAAAAAGATTGTGTTGTTTCCCAATGAAGAAACAGTAAACTTTGAAGATCAAAAAGCCAACCGCTATGACGCCCGCGGCTTGATCAACGATCATCTGATGTTTAATGTTGAAATGCAGCGCTCAGGAAGCAAAGCTTTACAAGGGATCCGTATTGCCTTTTACGCCTCCCGCCTGTTCAGCAGTCAGCCTATCCGTGGTGTGGACTTCTCAAAATTAAAACCGATTTGGGTCTTAATGATTGCGGATTTCCCATTTTTTGATGATCCGGATCAATATTTTGAAGACTATTCCTTTGTCGGCAGCCGCAATGCGAAATCCTTGACAGAATATATTCAATTGAGTATTATTGAGATAGATAGAGCGGAACGCTTAGCGAAGAAACCGACAGAGCAGCTGACGGCTTTAGAGCGGTGGGTAGTCGTCCTAAAATATGCAGGAGACCCATCAAAAAGAGCGTGGATCCGCAAGATTATGGAATTGGACGAAGGATGTTGA